A window from Cryobacterium sp. PAMC25264 encodes these proteins:
- a CDS encoding endonuclease domain-containing protein, with product MDLGIWLTQHDGIAHSHQALRAGFTRFAIRQSVARGVCARIRRDWLALPTAPIDLRAAAALGGRVACLSVARRLELWHLPDGMNHVSMPRNGTVPASDTLRVHWSAGPVPIARFALVEPIEDALVHIAQCQSFENALVVWDSALNKNLVTQQALARLPLRGAAARAVRDVASGLSDSGLETLPVARLALAGIRVNQQVMLDGHKVDGLIGDRLVLQSDGFSFHSSAEQRRADIAHDRRLALLGYTVLRYDYRQILFDWPRIEQEILRAMAQGLHLSPAQNRR from the coding sequence ATGGACCTCGGCATCTGGCTCACCCAGCACGACGGCATCGCGCACTCCCACCAGGCCCTCCGAGCGGGCTTCACCCGCTTCGCGATCCGGCAAAGCGTTGCGAGAGGAGTGTGCGCCCGCATCCGGCGCGATTGGTTGGCGCTGCCGACGGCCCCGATCGACCTGCGAGCTGCGGCGGCACTCGGCGGGCGGGTGGCGTGCCTCAGCGTGGCCAGGCGACTCGAGCTGTGGCACCTCCCCGACGGGATGAACCACGTCAGCATGCCGAGGAATGGGACGGTTCCGGCATCCGACACCCTGCGGGTGCACTGGAGCGCCGGACCGGTGCCGATTGCTCGGTTCGCCCTCGTGGAACCGATCGAGGACGCCCTCGTGCACATTGCCCAGTGCCAGAGCTTCGAGAACGCTCTCGTCGTGTGGGACTCCGCCCTCAACAAGAACCTGGTGACCCAGCAGGCGCTCGCACGCTTGCCCCTGCGCGGCGCCGCGGCCCGCGCCGTGCGAGACGTCGCGTCGGGATTGTCTGATTCGGGTCTGGAGACGCTGCCGGTGGCACGGCTGGCGTTGGCCGGCATCCGGGTCAACCAGCAGGTGATGCTTGACGGCCACAAGGTGGATGGGCTCATCGGCGACCGGCTCGTGCTGCAGAGCGACGGCTTCAGCTTTCACTCCTCGGCCGAGCAGCGGCGGGCGGACATTGCGCACGATCGACGGCTGGCGCTGCTGGGCTACACGGTGTTGCGCTACGACTACCGGCAGATCTTGTTCGACTGGCCGCGGATCGAGCAGGAGATTCTCCGGGCCATGGCCCAAGGTCTGCACCTGTCGCCGGCGCAAAACAGGAGATAG
- a CDS encoding spermidine/putrescine ABC transporter substrate-binding protein — MDASIESRVGREVDAWLRWVPKWQPGTHRARSRLCQHCFGSPVLRAAGLDTDVPHGVQHPLSMRIKALIEDEVDTYTSLNLPMLNRELGLIELRKEAQAAYHPLEGLGPEFDGVDIDPPAEPNEPYLFMFEDFAPPPSADDPELSPPPLSAEEKAALRVEMRLADDHALLVGKQVCAALVAHRPELQQAIARFVEPQVQALLADLGNTLDPHGT, encoded by the coding sequence ATGGATGCATCCATCGAGTCGCGGGTCGGCCGCGAAGTCGACGCCTGGCTGCGTTGGGTTCCCAAGTGGCAGCCCGGCACTCACCGGGCACGCTCCAGACTCTGCCAGCACTGCTTCGGCTCGCCCGTGCTGCGCGCAGCCGGCCTCGACACGGATGTGCCGCACGGAGTGCAGCATCCGCTCTCGATGCGCATCAAGGCCCTGATCGAGGACGAGGTTGACACCTACACCTCCCTGAACCTGCCGATGCTCAACCGCGAACTCGGGCTGATCGAACTGCGCAAGGAAGCGCAGGCGGCGTATCACCCGCTGGAGGGCCTCGGCCCGGAGTTTGACGGCGTCGACATCGACCCGCCCGCCGAACCGAACGAGCCCTACCTGTTCATGTTCGAGGACTTCGCGCCGCCGCCCAGCGCCGACGACCCGGAACTGTCCCCGCCGCCGCTGAGCGCCGAGGAGAAGGCGGCGCTGCGGGTGGAGATGCGGCTCGCCGACGACCACGCGCTGCTCGTGGGCAAGCAGGTGTGCGCCGCCCTCGTTGCGCACCGGCCCGAGCTGCAGCAGGCCATCGCACGGTTCGTTGAGCCGCAGGTGCAGGCGCTGCTGGCCGACCTGGGCAACACGCTCGATCCGCACGGCACCTAG